The genome window GAGACCCGTAATCGCACCGCCCAGCGCAACGCCGGCAGCCGTATTCCCGCGCCGCACCTCTGCGAACTCCTTCCAGGGCGTCAGCAGTACATAAATTGTGCTCGACACGACCAGCATCACACCAGCACTGGCCGTCCAGATCAGGAATCTTGGAAACGCCTCGACAAAAGCACCGATTTCTCCGCCCATGAATCCTGATAATCCTATGTTTTTTAGTGGTGACCCAGCGGGAACCCGGCCCTATTTCTAACATGACGCATCTGCCGCTCAAGGAGACCATCATGCTGAAAGGTAAAACAGCCCTTATCACCGGCTCCACAAGCGGCATTGGCAAGGCCATCGCCGTGAAGCTGGCGGCGGAAGGCTGCAACATCGTACTCAATGGCTTCGGCGATGCCGGCGAGATCGATGCGCTGAAACGCTCTATCGCAGCAGAGCATTCCGTCATGGTCGGATATTCGAGCGCCGATCTGACCCGTGTTCCCGCCATCGAGAACATGATGGCCTATGTGCAAAGCGAATTCGGCGGCGCCGACATTCTCGTCAACAATGCCGGCATGCAGCATGTCTCCCCGGTCGAGGAGTTCCCGGTCGACAAGTGGAACCTGATCATCGCGCTGAACCTTTCGGCGGCCTTCCATACAATCCGCTTGGCCATGCCGGGCATGAAGGAAAAGGGCTGGGGCCGGATCATCCAGACCGCTTCAGCCCATGCGCTCGTCGCCTCGCCGTACAAGGCGG of uncultured Hyphomonas sp. contains these proteins:
- a CDS encoding 3-hydroxybutyrate dehydrogenase yields the protein MLKGKTALITGSTSGIGKAIAVKLAAEGCNIVLNGFGDAGEIDALKRSIAAEHSVMVGYSSADLTRVPAIENMMAYVQSEFGGADILVNNAGMQHVSPVEEFPVDKWNLIIALNLSAAFHTIRLAMPGMKEKGWGRIIQTASAHALVASPYKAAYVAAKHGIAGLTKTVALEGATHGVRCNAICPGYVHTPLVDAQISDTAKARGISEDDVVKNVILAAQPTKEFVTAEQIGEMTAFLCSSAADQINGALLPIDGGWTSQ
- a CDS encoding DUF350 domain-containing protein yields the protein MGGEIGAFVEAFPRFLIWTASAGVMLVVSSTIYVLLTPWKEFAEVRRGNTAAGVALGGAITGL